From the Amycolatopsis thermoflava N1165 genome, one window contains:
- a CDS encoding ATP-binding cassette domain-containing protein, which yields MTSENAVVAEGLRKRYGDKTVLADLNLTVPAGTVFGLLGPNGAGKTTCVRILATLLRPDAGTVLVAGFDARRQAAQVRYRIGLVGQHAAVDEVLSGRQNLEMFGRLYHLGARRARQRADELLARMGLGDAGEKPVKQYSGGMRRRLDLAAGLLRSPEVLFLDEPTTGLDPRGRSEVWAAVRELVADGTTVLLTTQYLDEADQLAGRIAVLDHGGIVDEGTPAQLKSRIGGDRVEVVLRDAADVPAAAALASRVTGAAADLTDGGLSVPVSDRVRDLTGLAAAYDEAGIGIADLTLRRPTLDEVFLKLTAREEVPA from the coding sequence TTGACCAGCGAAAACGCCGTGGTCGCGGAGGGACTGCGCAAGCGCTACGGCGACAAGACCGTGCTCGCCGACCTGAACCTGACCGTGCCCGCCGGGACCGTGTTCGGCCTGCTCGGCCCCAACGGCGCGGGCAAGACCACCTGCGTGCGCATCCTGGCCACGCTGCTGCGGCCCGACGCCGGGACGGTCCTGGTCGCGGGGTTCGACGCGCGCCGCCAGGCCGCGCAGGTCCGCTACCGGATCGGGCTGGTCGGGCAGCACGCGGCGGTGGACGAGGTGCTGTCCGGGCGGCAGAACCTGGAGATGTTCGGCCGGCTCTACCACCTCGGCGCGCGCCGGGCGCGGCAGCGGGCCGACGAGCTGCTGGCCCGGATGGGGCTGGGCGACGCGGGGGAGAAGCCGGTGAAGCAGTACTCCGGCGGCATGCGGCGGCGGCTCGACCTCGCCGCCGGGCTGCTGCGCTCGCCCGAGGTGCTGTTCCTCGACGAGCCCACCACCGGCCTGGACCCGCGCGGCCGCAGCGAGGTGTGGGCCGCGGTGCGGGAACTCGTCGCCGACGGCACCACCGTGCTGCTCACCACGCAGTACCTGGACGAGGCCGACCAGCTCGCCGGGCGCATCGCCGTGCTCGACCACGGCGGGATCGTCGACGAGGGCACCCCGGCCCAGCTGAAGTCCCGCATCGGCGGCGACCGGGTCGAGGTGGTCCTGCGGGACGCGGCCGACGTGCCCGCTGCGGCGGCGCTGGCGAGCCGGGTCACCGGAGCGGCGGCCGACCTGACCGACGGCGGGCTGAGCGTGCCGGTGTCCGACCGGGTGCGCGACCTGACCGGGCTCGCCGCGGCCTACGACGAGGCCGGCATCGGCATCGCCGACCTCACCCTGCGCCGCCCCACGCTCGACGAGGTGTTCCTGAAGCTGACCGCACGCGAGGAGGTGCCGGCATGA
- a CDS encoding TetR/AcrR family transcriptional regulator → MTEFSASGDPKRSLELLWGLQEPPSKGPKARFTVEEITRVAIKLADTAGLAALSMRKVAEELGAGTMSLYTYVPGKAELLDLMVDAVVGETARPAEVPGGWRGRLAQIARENAAVYRRHPWLLQVATSRPPMGPNVIAKYDYELRALEGTGLTDIEMDQVLTLVLGFVHAAMRGVVEAEQAARRSGQSDVQWWESYAPLLEKIFDPERFPVAARVGSAAGEAYQAPSDPQAFEFGLARILDGVEALIASRS, encoded by the coding sequence ATGACCGAATTCAGCGCGAGTGGCGATCCGAAACGCAGCCTCGAGCTCCTCTGGGGGCTGCAGGAGCCGCCGTCGAAGGGGCCGAAGGCCCGGTTCACCGTCGAGGAGATCACCCGCGTCGCGATCAAGCTCGCCGACACCGCCGGCCTGGCCGCGCTGTCGATGCGGAAGGTCGCCGAGGAACTGGGCGCCGGCACGATGTCGCTCTACACCTACGTGCCCGGCAAGGCGGAACTGCTGGACCTGATGGTCGACGCGGTGGTCGGCGAGACCGCCCGCCCGGCCGAGGTGCCCGGCGGCTGGCGGGGCAGGCTGGCGCAGATCGCGCGCGAGAACGCCGCGGTGTACCGGCGGCACCCGTGGCTGCTGCAGGTCGCCACGAGCCGCCCGCCGATGGGCCCGAACGTGATCGCCAAGTACGACTACGAACTGCGTGCCCTGGAGGGCACCGGGCTCACCGACATCGAGATGGACCAGGTCCTCACGCTGGTGCTGGGGTTCGTGCACGCCGCCATGCGCGGCGTGGTCGAGGCCGAGCAGGCGGCGCGGCGCAGCGGCCAGAGCGACGTCCAGTGGTGGGAGTCCTACGCGCCGCTGCTGGAGAAGATCTTCGATCCCGAGCGTTTCCCGGTGGCCGCCCGCGTGGGCTCCGCCGCCGGCGAGGCCTACCAGGCGCCGTCCGACCCGCAGGCGTTCGAGTTCGGGCTGGCCCGCATCCTGGACGGCGTCGAGGCGCTCATCGCGTCGCGGTCGTGA
- a CDS encoding GNAT family N-acetyltransferase, whose amino-acid sequence MPGGKALPAAAVDGVGVRADHTRRGILTALMAAQLADCARRGDVLAVLHASEATIYGRFGYGMSSRSQNLRVTRAAFRADAPPGGTVRLLGTAEAQELVPRLYAEMGLHRAGMIERPEVWWSYARDRLIGEHQVAVHTGPHGDDGFVLYRTEDLRTFDQPNLGAALTVRDLHATGAAALAGLWRFLLRVDLVSEVRAPGRPLDDPLPAMLTDPRACAVTGVDDQLWLRLLDVPAALAARAWGPGAPVVIEVTDPQLPANTGRYRITSGGAEPTTAAADLRTGPETLAMLYLGDRVPSALAAAGRLDVVNPRALPRADSLFATGVPPWCGTPF is encoded by the coding sequence GTGCCCGGCGGGAAAGCGCTTCCCGCCGCCGCCGTGGACGGCGTCGGAGTGCGCGCCGACCACACCCGCCGCGGCATCCTCACCGCGCTGATGGCCGCCCAGCTCGCCGACTGCGCCCGCCGCGGCGACGTGCTGGCCGTCCTGCACGCCAGCGAGGCCACCATCTACGGGCGCTTCGGCTACGGCATGTCCAGCCGGAGCCAGAACCTGCGCGTCACGCGGGCGGCCTTCCGCGCCGACGCCCCGCCCGGCGGGACGGTGCGGCTGCTCGGCACCGCCGAGGCGCAGGAGCTGGTTCCCCGCCTGTACGCGGAGATGGGGCTGCACCGGGCGGGGATGATCGAGCGGCCCGAGGTGTGGTGGTCCTACGCGCGGGACCGGCTGATCGGCGAGCACCAGGTCGCCGTCCACACCGGACCGCACGGCGACGACGGTTTCGTGCTCTACCGCACCGAGGACCTGCGCACCTTCGACCAGCCGAACCTCGGCGCCGCGCTCACGGTCCGCGACCTGCACGCGACGGGCGCCGCGGCGCTGGCCGGGCTGTGGCGGTTCCTGCTGCGGGTCGACCTGGTCTCCGAGGTCCGCGCCCCCGGGCGGCCGCTGGACGACCCGCTCCCCGCGATGCTCACCGACCCGCGCGCGTGCGCGGTGACCGGCGTGGACGACCAGCTGTGGCTGCGGCTGCTCGACGTGCCGGCCGCGCTCGCCGCCCGCGCGTGGGGACCGGGTGCACCGGTGGTGATCGAGGTGACCGACCCGCAGCTGCCCGCCAACACCGGCCGCTACCGCATCACCTCCGGCGGCGCCGAACCCACCACCGCGGCCGCGGACCTGCGGACCGGCCCGGAGACGCTGGCGATGCTCTACCTCGGCGACCGCGTGCCCAGCGCACTCGCCGCCGCGGGCCGGCTCGACGTGGTGAACCCCAGAGCGCTGCCGCGCGCGGACAGCCTGTTCGCCACCGGGGTTCCGCCGTGGTGCGGCACCCCGTTCTGA
- a CDS encoding DUF4333 domain-containing protein — translation MRTTVALACAALLLSGCDSAPERPAPTTPPPVTTSSPTTAASLTPVRRVFDAAQVQDGVRRVLTESYLIGGVGEVSCPAGEDVVAGHIFECTVDIAGEKEKVTITVRDAAGGYEVSQPEP, via the coding sequence GTGCGGACCACGGTGGCGCTCGCCTGCGCCGCGCTCCTGCTGTCCGGATGCGACAGTGCCCCGGAGCGCCCCGCACCGACCACCCCGCCACCGGTTACCACGTCGTCGCCCACGACAGCGGCGAGCCTCACCCCGGTGCGGCGGGTGTTCGACGCCGCGCAGGTGCAGGACGGCGTCCGGCGGGTGCTCACCGAGTCCTACCTGATCGGCGGCGTCGGCGAGGTGTCCTGCCCGGCCGGTGAGGACGTCGTCGCCGGACACATCTTCGAGTGCACAGTGGACATCGCGGGCGAGAAGGAGAAGGTGACGATCACGGTGCGGGACGCGGCGGGCGGCTACGAGGTCTCCCAACCGGAACCATGA